The proteins below are encoded in one region of Oncorhynchus kisutch isolate 150728-3 linkage group LG14, Okis_V2, whole genome shotgun sequence:
- the LOC109875811 gene encoding T-complex protein 1 subunit gamma has product MSRVLLSGSPEGSRRLSYTLSKMMGQQVLVLSQNMKRESGRKVQTGNISAAKTIADVIRTCLGPRAMMKMLLDPMGGIVMTNDGNAILREIQVQHPAAKSMIEISRTQDEEVGDGTTSVIILAGEMLSVSEQFLEQQMHPTVVISAYRQALDDMLNLLKEISTPVDVSDRKMMLKIIHSAINTKALSRWSDMACSISLDAVKTVEMEENGRKEIDIKKYAKVEKVPGGIIEDSCVLRGVMVNKDVTHPRMRRMIKDPRIILLDCSLEYKKGESQTDIEITREEDFARILQMEEEYIQQICEDIIRLKPDLIFTEKGISDLAQHYLMKANITAIRRVRKTDNNRIARACGARIASRTDELREEDLGLGAGLFEIKKIGDEYFTFVTECKDPKACTILLRGASKEILAEVERNLQDAMQVTRNVLLEPSLLPGGGATEMAVSQRLMERSKAITGVEQWPYRALAQALEVIPRTLIQNCGASTIRVLTSLRAKHTQEDSVSWGVNGETGTLADMTVLGIWEPLAVKAQTYKTAVETAILLLRIDDIVSGHKKKGDEQTGGGQGAE; this is encoded by the exons ATGTCGAGAGTTTTACTCTCCGGCAGCCCAGAAGGTTCCAGACGGTTGTCCTACACGCTGTCAAAAATGATGGGCCAACAGGTTCTCGTGCTGA GCCAGAATATGAAGAGGGAGTCTGGACGGAAGGTTCAGACAGGAAATATCAGTGCAGCCAAG ACGATCGCAGACGTCATCAGAACATGCCTGGGACCAAGGGCCATGATGAAG ATGCTGTTGGACCCCATGGGTGGGATCGTGATGACCAACGATGGTAACGCTATCCTGAGAGAG ATCCAGGTCCAGCACCCGGCTGCCAAGTCCATGATTGAGATAAGTCGCACTCAGGACGAGGAGGTGGGAGACGGCACCACCTCTGTCATCATCCTGG CGGGTGAGATGCTGTCTGTGTCAGAGCAGTTCCTGGAGCAGCAAATGCACCCAACAGTTGTCATCAGCGCCTACAGACAAGCTCTGGATGATATGCTCAACCTTCTCAAAGAAATCAG caCCCCAGTGGACGTTAGCGACAGGAAGATGATGCTGAAGATCATCCACTCTGCCATCAACACCAAGGCCCTGAGCCGCTGGTCTGACATGGCCTGCAGCATCTCACTGGACGCCGTCAAAAccgtggagatggaggagaacgGACGCAAGGAGATCGACATCAAGAAGTACGCCAAAGTAGAAAAG GTTCCCGGTGGGATCATCGAGGACTCGTGCGTGCTGAGAGGTGTGATGGTTAACAAGGACGTGACTCACCCGCGCATGCGCAGAATGATCAAGGATCCCCGCATTATCCTGTTGGACTGCTCCCTGGAGTACAAGAAGGGAGAAAGCCAG ACTGATATTGAGATCACTCGTGAGGAGGACTTTGCCCGCATCCTGCAGATGGAGGAGGAGTACATCCAGCAGATCTGTGAAGACATCATCCGCCTCAAGCCTGACCTCATCTTCACAGAGAAGGGCATCTCAG ACTTGGCTCAGCACTACCTGATGAAGGCTAACATCACGGCTATTCGCCGTGTCAGAAAGACAGACAACAACAGGATCGCCAG AGCGTGTGGCGCACGTATTGCCAGCCGTACGGATGAGCTGCGCGAGGAGGACCTGGGCCTGGGGGCAGGTCTGTTTGAGATCAAGAAGATTGGAGACGAGTACTTCACTTTCGTCACAGAGTGCAAAGACCCCAAAGCCTGCACCATCCTGCTGAGAGGAGCCAGCAAGGAAATCCTGGCG GAGGTGGAGCGTAATCTGCAGGATGCCATGCAGGTGACCCGCAACGttctgctggagcccagcctgcTGCCTGGCGGCGGCGCCACCGAGATGGCAGTGTCCCAGCGGCTGATGGAGCGATCCAAGGCCATCACTGGTGTGGAGCAATGGCCCTATCGCGCCCTTGCCCAGGCCCTGGAAGTCATCCCCCGCACCCTCATCCAGAACTGTGGCGCCTCCACCATCCGTGTGCTCACCTCCCTCAGG GCCAAGCACACCCAGGAGGACAGTGTATCGTGGGGGGTGAACGGAGAGACTGGCACCCTGGCTGACATGACCGTCCTGGGCATCTGGGAACCGCTGGCCGTCAAGGCTCAGACTTACAAGACCGCAGTAGAG ACGGCCATCTTGTTGCTGCGCATTGACGACATTGTCTCCGGACACAAGAAGAAGGGAGACGAgcagacaggaggaggacagggtgcTGAGTAG